A DNA window from Gigantopelta aegis isolate Gae_Host chromosome 4, Gae_host_genome, whole genome shotgun sequence contains the following coding sequences:
- the LOC121369774 gene encoding fibrous sheath CABYR-binding protein-like: MNHEDQTVVGRWGCDAPTLSDEEASAEVETPPQEEPAEVDPSPQEEPAEVDPSPQEEPAEVGPSPQEEPAEVDLPPPEAPAEVEPPPQEESAEVDPSPQEEPAEVGPSPQGEPAEVGPSPQREPAEVGPSPQEEPAEVGLPPQEEPAEVGPSPQEEPAEVDPSPQEEPAEVELPPQEEPAEVGLPPQEEPAEVGPPPHEESVEVGVSPREEDLGEVSVSPPAAARSSLQSEDSLPDIPPFCFPRPIDSEEGSPPPGFLPRGRGRGILGAWEHGKGESCPHSGFSFPVRDCPGLVSPGFCRDC; encoded by the coding sequence ATGAATCACGAGGACCAAACAGTTGTGGGTAGATGGGGGTGTGACGCTCCCACCCTGTCTGACGAAGAAGCATCAGCAGAGGTGGAGACACCACCTCAAGAGGAGCCAGCCGAGGTGGACCCATCACCTCAAGAGGAGCCAGCCGAGGTGGACCCATCACCTCAAGAGGAGCCAGCCGAGGTGGGCCCATCACCTCAAGAGGAGCCAGCCGAGGTGGACCTACCACCTCCAGAAGCACCAGCAGAGGTGGAGCCACCACCTCAAGAGGAGTCAGCCGAGGTGGACCCATCACCTCAAGAGGAGCCAGCCGAGGTGGGCCCATCACCTCAAGGGGAGCCAGCCGAGGTGGGCCCATCACCTCAACGGGAGCCAGCCGAGGTGGGCCCATCACCTCAAGAGGAGCCAGCCGAGGTGGGGCTACCACCCCAAGAGGAGCCAGCCGAGGTGGGCCCATCACCTCAAGAGGAGCCAGCCGAGGTGGACCCATCACCTCAAGAGGAGCCAGCCGAGGTGGAGCTACCACCCCAAGAGGAGCCAGCCGAGGTGGGGCTACCACCTCAAGAGGAGCCAGCCGAGGTGGGCCCGCCACCTCATGAGGAGTCCGTCGAGGTGGGTGTGTCGCCTCGGGAAGAGGACCTGGGGGAGGTAAGTGTGTCTCCACCGGCGGCGGCGAGGTCGTCACTCCAGTCGGAGGATTCCCTGCCCGATATCCCCCCTTTCTGTTTTCCCAGGCCGATAGACTCAGAGGAGGGCTCTCCCCCTCCAGGGTTCTTACCCCGGGGGAGAGGACGGGGGATCTTGGGGGCATGGGAGCATGGGAAAGGGGAAAGTTGCCCACATTCGGGTTTCTCATTTCCTGTCCGGGACTGTCCAGGCCTGGTCAGTCCAGGTTTCTGCCGGGACTGTTAG